GGATTGCGCCGTCCCGATCGATGACATGACGCTGTCACGTCGTCATGCCGCCTTCGTCGTGCGCGGGGACGTCGTGACGGTCACGGACCTCAAGAGTCTCAACGGCACCTTCATTGAGGAGATGTCGGTCGAAACCCCCACGGAAATCGACGTCGGTCAGGCGGTCACGCTCGGCAACCGGGTCAGGGTCGTCCGAATCGCGCCCTGAAGTATCTTGACGATCGAGGAACGGAGGGCTTGGCGATGAAGCGTTCGGCGGGTCGCAGCAGGGAAGGGAAGGGGCGCGTGTACGCAACGCCGCTGGCGGCCATCCTGTACGCGGCCGTGGTGCTGGGCGCGTCGATGATCGTGGTCGGCGCCGAGGAAACGACGGCGACCCGGCAACAGGAGATCGCAGACGAACACGAGGCACTGTTCGCAGAGGATCGATTTCCTTCGGCGACGACGTGCGCGCCGTGTCACGAGGACATCTATCGCGAGTGGTCGGTATCGGCGCATGCGTACGCGCAGATGAGCCCGGTCTTCAACGCGATGCACGCCAAGATCCTGAAGGAAACCAACGGCACGAACGGCGACTTCTGCATCAGGTGCCACACGCCGGTCGGCATGAATCTCGAGGAGCCCGAGTTCATGTCGAACCTCGATCGGCACCCGACATCGCGTGAAGGGATCACCTGCATCGTCTGCCATCGGCTGGATCAGCCCTACGGGAAGATCAGCGGCCGTCTGCCGATCGTGGAGGGAAGCCTCTACGAACCGGTTTTCGGTCCGAGCGGCAATGAGGAACTCCAGCGCGCCATCGAGAGCGGCGAGTTCAATCTGCAGACCGACCCGGCACGCGCCGGCCGCGGCGTTCATGCGGAAGCGCTCGAGTTCTCGCAGTTGCCGACGCCTGGGCTGTGCGGGTCGTGTCACGACGTGAATCTGGGCAACGGGTTCCGGCTCGAGGAAGCCTTCAGCGAGTACAAGCACACGCCGGCCGCCGCGGCGGGCGTCAGTTGTCAGGATTGCCACATGGGCATCGAGCCCGGCGTGCCGTCGGGCTATGCCACCGGACCCGCGGCGCGGGTCGGCAACCGCGAAACGCGACCGCGGAAGCGGACGAACCACATGTTCGCCGGCCCCGACTACTCCATCATCCATCCCGGCATATTTCCACACAACACCGAGGCGCAGGAGCTCGCGACGCTGCGCGAGTGGCTCACCTTCGACCACCAGGCCGGGTGGGGTACCGACGAGTTCGAGGACACCGTGCCG
The nucleotide sequence above comes from Acidobacteriota bacterium. Encoded proteins:
- a CDS encoding FHA domain-containing protein — protein: MPPLGGESARSPGVTIEIVIADGQPQRVTLGDGRHVAGRARDCAVPIDDMTLSRRHAAFVVRGDVVTVTDLKSLNGTFIEEMSVETPTEIDVGQAVTLGNRVRVVRIAP